One genomic segment of Paenibacillus durus includes these proteins:
- the uraA gene encoding uracil permease, which translates to MQREIQVNERLPLGPGFLLSLQHLFAMFGSTVLVPNLFGVDPGMILLMNGIGTLLYILICRGKIPAYLGSSFAFISPVTAVLAAHQGDHRHGYSLALGAFIVTGVIFVIVALIIRYAGTGWVDIVFPPAVMGAIVATIGLELVPVAAGMAGLIAPSGAVNWKPDPGAITLSLVTLSVTVIGAVLFRGFPKIIHILIGIVTGYVLAYLMHRVDTAAIANSHFLAHPTVTTPSFDWQVILTIIPVSLVVIVEHIGHLLVTSNIVGKDLAKDPGLDRSLMGNGISTIISGFVGSTPNTTYGENIGVMALTKVYSVYVIGGAAVIAVLLSFSGTFSSIIANIPLPVMGGVSLLLFGVIAASGLRIFVEQKVDFSKPTNMILATLVLVVGISGTTLTISGIQLKGMALATIVGIVLSLLFKLFEVLRLSNDKEEIKLADAADV; encoded by the coding sequence TTGCAACGTGAAATTCAAGTTAACGAAAGACTCCCCCTGGGCCCCGGATTTCTCCTGAGCCTCCAGCATTTGTTCGCCATGTTCGGCAGCACTGTGCTTGTGCCCAACCTGTTCGGGGTTGATCCCGGCATGATTCTGCTGATGAACGGGATTGGCACACTGCTGTACATATTGATCTGCCGGGGCAAAATCCCTGCTTATCTTGGCTCCAGCTTCGCTTTTATCTCGCCGGTTACGGCTGTACTGGCCGCGCATCAGGGCGACCATCGTCACGGCTACTCGCTTGCTCTTGGCGCTTTTATCGTAACGGGAGTAATCTTTGTGATTGTCGCCCTGATTATACGCTATGCCGGAACGGGATGGGTTGACATCGTGTTCCCGCCTGCGGTAATGGGCGCCATCGTTGCCACCATCGGACTGGAGCTGGTGCCGGTTGCCGCTGGAATGGCCGGTCTGATCGCCCCATCCGGCGCTGTGAACTGGAAGCCTGATCCGGGCGCGATTACATTGTCCTTGGTCACACTGAGTGTGACGGTAATCGGTGCGGTTCTGTTCCGCGGCTTCCCGAAAATCATCCATATTCTGATCGGAATTGTTACAGGCTACGTACTGGCTTATCTTATGCACAGGGTCGATACTGCGGCAATCGCGAACTCGCATTTTTTGGCCCATCCGACCGTTACGACGCCTTCCTTTGACTGGCAGGTTATTCTAACCATCATTCCGGTCTCCCTTGTCGTCATCGTCGAACATATCGGACATCTGCTCGTAACGAGCAATATTGTGGGCAAAGACCTCGCCAAAGATCCCGGTCTCGACCGCTCGCTTATGGGCAACGGGATTTCGACCATTATCTCCGGATTCGTCGGTTCCACACCGAATACGACTTACGGTGAAAATATCGGCGTGATGGCTCTTACAAAGGTTTATTCCGTCTATGTCATCGGTGGAGCGGCGGTTATCGCTGTTTTACTATCGTTCTCCGGCACGTTTTCTTCCATCATCGCCAACATCCCGCTGCCGGTTATGGGGGGCGTGTCTCTGCTGCTGTTCGGCGTGATCGCCGCTTCCGGGCTGCGCATCTTTGTGGAACAGAAGGTCGATTTCTCGAAGCCGACCAATATGATTCTGGCGACGCTCGTGCTCGTAGTGGGTATCAGCGGAACCACCCTTACCATTAGCGGCATTCAGCTCAAGGGCATGGCGCTTGCCACGATTGTCGGTATCGTCCTCTCGCTGCTGTTCAAGCTCTTCGAGGTTCTCCGGCTGTCCAATGATAAGGAAGAGATCAAACTGGCCGATGCGGCGGATGTTTAA
- a CDS encoding adenine phosphoribosyltransferase: MDFKEIIRVIPDFPQPGISFKDITTLLKDGEMYRGAIDALKERVAHLKIDVIAGPEARGFVIGAPLAYALGVGFVPIRKSGKLPYETIEAGYDLEYGKDSLAVHTDSVLPGQNVLIADDLLATGGTISTAVNLVRQLGGNVVGAAFLIELELLEGRKKLNDVEVVSLLSYEV; this comes from the coding sequence TTGGATTTCAAAGAAATTATCCGCGTCATTCCGGATTTCCCGCAGCCGGGCATCAGCTTCAAAGATATTACGACACTGCTGAAGGACGGCGAAATGTACCGCGGGGCTATCGATGCGCTGAAAGAACGTGTGGCCCATTTGAAGATTGATGTCATCGCAGGTCCCGAAGCGCGGGGCTTTGTCATAGGGGCTCCTCTTGCCTATGCGCTGGGCGTAGGGTTTGTGCCGATCCGCAAGAGCGGCAAACTGCCGTACGAGACGATTGAAGCCGGCTATGATCTCGAATATGGAAAAGACTCTCTTGCAGTACATACCGATTCGGTTCTGCCTGGTCAAAATGTGCTGATTGCCGATGACCTGCTGGCAACCGGAGGCACGATTTCCACCGCGGTGAACCTAGTCCGCCAGTTGGGTGGCAATGTGGTTGGAGCGGCATTTCTGATTGAACTGGAACTGCTGGAAGGACGTAAGAAGCTTAATGATGTGGAAGTCGTGTCCCTTCTTAGCTACGAGGTTTAA
- the recJ gene encoding single-stranded-DNA-specific exonuclease RecJ — translation MLYSKTKWHSPVADPVQSRELARRLSVSPLVASLLAARGLTEPEEALAFINSGTEEEHDPFLLKGMKEAVPRIKKALQDEEHILVYGDYDADGVSSTSLMIYLLRHLGASFDIYIPHRSGEGYGLHNHALDWALQQGVSLVITVDTGISACSQIAYANELGMDVIVTDHHEPPEVLPAAYALINPKLPGCPYPFKGLAGVGVAYKLAQALLDGEVPEEWSEIAAIGTIADLMPLLNENRAIVRRGLNSMRRSKYPGIRALLEVSAVSVKNVDAVNVAFALAPRINASGRLDHAGRAVSLLTSDDPVEAERLAGELDLLNKERQMVVERIAAEAISRLEERIKDGKLPGIIVLAGEGWNVGVVGIVASKLLERYYRPVIILDIHPETGCCKGSARSIPGLDIYEALASCSELLDHFGGHPAAAGMSLHLDNLEAFTAALDEFATGVLTDEHLVPVTEADGEYALADLSLQAAEELELLAPFGMSNPLPKFIVREAVVKETRTMGQGNRHLKLVLQQGGATVEAVAFGKGELAELLPPGTGIDVLAELSINEWNGSRKVQLMLKDLSVPQQQLFDFRGVRDAAGRTQRLRNLLLPQTGGRQGLAAAVVRRDSLKEQELPECQGMTFWVYDQYNGISPADNLLGEVDGSRVSLLCLLDMPESTEQLDALLRTFPEVENIALLHSLRQERERLLVPTREHFKMLYKWLAAIAARSVPEQEVLLRLSRKSLMSLRMLKMMLDVFEELDFIRREQGQLSFVTRPAARELTSSSHFMRLSELAEMEQYFTEGSPSELQEWMESRRLGAS, via the coding sequence TTGCTGTATTCAAAAACCAAATGGCACTCTCCGGTTGCCGATCCCGTTCAATCCAGGGAATTGGCCCGGAGACTTTCTGTTTCTCCACTGGTTGCTTCCCTGCTTGCCGCGAGGGGACTGACAGAGCCGGAGGAAGCTCTTGCATTTATTAACTCTGGAACGGAAGAAGAGCATGACCCGTTCTTGTTGAAAGGGATGAAAGAGGCTGTTCCCCGGATTAAAAAAGCGCTGCAGGATGAGGAACATATCCTTGTATATGGAGATTACGACGCCGACGGAGTATCCAGTACATCTCTGATGATTTATCTCCTGCGCCATCTGGGGGCTTCTTTCGATATTTATATCCCGCACCGGTCGGGCGAGGGCTATGGACTACATAACCATGCGCTCGATTGGGCGCTGCAGCAGGGCGTCTCGCTGGTTATCACAGTGGATACGGGGATCAGCGCATGCAGCCAAATCGCGTATGCGAACGAGCTGGGAATGGATGTTATCGTAACGGATCACCATGAACCGCCGGAGGTTCTCCCTGCCGCTTACGCTCTCATTAATCCGAAGCTGCCCGGCTGCCCATATCCGTTCAAGGGATTGGCCGGAGTGGGAGTTGCCTACAAGCTGGCTCAGGCTCTCCTGGACGGTGAAGTTCCGGAGGAATGGTCGGAGATCGCAGCCATCGGAACGATCGCCGACCTGATGCCGCTGCTGAACGAGAACCGCGCCATTGTGCGCCGGGGCCTTAACAGTATGCGCAGATCGAAATATCCCGGCATTCGGGCGCTGCTTGAAGTGAGCGCCGTAAGCGTGAAGAACGTGGACGCGGTTAATGTTGCTTTTGCGCTTGCACCGCGTATTAACGCCAGCGGGCGCCTCGATCATGCCGGACGGGCCGTGTCGCTGTTGACCTCGGATGACCCCGTGGAAGCGGAACGCCTTGCCGGAGAACTGGACCTGTTAAATAAAGAGCGGCAGATGGTCGTAGAGCGGATTGCAGCGGAGGCGATCAGCCGTTTGGAAGAGAGAATCAAGGATGGAAAGCTTCCGGGCATTATCGTTCTGGCCGGGGAAGGGTGGAATGTCGGGGTTGTCGGCATTGTAGCTTCCAAGCTGCTCGAGCGGTACTATAGACCGGTAATCATATTGGACATTCATCCCGAGACGGGCTGCTGCAAAGGCTCAGCGCGCTCCATTCCGGGCCTGGATATTTACGAGGCGCTTGCCTCCTGCTCGGAGCTCTTGGATCACTTTGGCGGGCATCCGGCGGCGGCAGGCATGAGTCTTCACCTGGATAATCTGGAGGCATTTACCGCCGCGCTGGATGAATTCGCTACAGGCGTCCTAACGGACGAGCATCTGGTGCCTGTTACCGAGGCGGACGGAGAGTATGCGCTGGCCGATTTGTCGCTGCAGGCCGCCGAGGAGCTTGAACTGCTGGCTCCTTTCGGCATGAGCAATCCGCTGCCAAAGTTCATTGTGCGGGAAGCGGTAGTGAAGGAGACGCGTACTATGGGGCAGGGCAACCGGCATCTGAAGCTGGTTCTGCAGCAGGGAGGCGCGACAGTCGAAGCCGTCGCTTTCGGCAAGGGAGAGCTGGCTGAACTGCTTCCGCCCGGCACCGGTATCGATGTACTGGCGGAATTGTCGATCAACGAATGGAATGGTTCCCGCAAGGTCCAGCTTATGCTTAAAGATTTGAGCGTTCCTCAGCAGCAGCTGTTTGATTTTCGCGGGGTTCGGGATGCCGCCGGCAGGACCCAGCGCCTGCGGAATTTGCTGCTGCCGCAGACCGGCGGCAGACAAGGTCTGGCCGCGGCTGTGGTTCGCAGGGATTCGCTGAAAGAGCAAGAGCTGCCGGAATGTCAAGGGATGACCTTTTGGGTATATGATCAATATAACGGAATATCTCCGGCAGACAATCTGCTCGGGGAAGTTGACGGAAGCCGTGTTTCCCTTCTGTGTCTCCTGGATATGCCTGAGTCGACAGAGCAGCTTGATGCATTGCTGCGTACTTTCCCTGAAGTAGAGAACATTGCACTGCTGCATTCGCTCCGCCAGGAGCGGGAGCGGCTGCTTGTTCCGACGAGAGAGCATTTTAAGATGCTCTATAAATGGCTGGCCGCCATTGCCGCCAGGTCGGTTCCGGAACAGGAAGTGCTGCTGCGGCTCAGCCGCAAATCGCTGATGAGTCTGCGTATGCTGAAGATGATGCTTGACGTATTCGAAGAACTTGATTTTATAAGAAGAGAGCAGGGGCAGTTGTCCTTTGTTACCCGGCCTGCCGCCCGGGAACTTACTTCTTCAAGCCATTTTATGCGCCTTAGCGAATTAGCGGAAATGGAGCAGTATTTTACGGAAGGAAGTCCCTCAGAGCTGCAAGAATGGATGGAGTCACGCCGTCTCGGCGCATCCTAA
- a CDS encoding cation diffusion facilitator family transporter, which yields MNEKYSSQKERAAWIGIAGDFALALVKGGAGYFSGSKALIADALYSGADAAAKLAEVLPWRIEGKGSHKKRPIARDGKSKREPFLSVVFAVLILMGGLQIAFSAIRDLTSGNLNPSGELALLTICLSLLVKEVIFQYQYRSSQKVGNGSHAAYADNHRYSLYTSLTVLIGAALSTILGGYLNWHPLLYLDPIAALLAACLILRKGYLLILSTIHGKESLELPHEDSVSFIDTVQKVHGVIRVEHLKALEDGRCVNLHVTISVNPRITVLEAREIADCAKKLLQHRFVHVSEVHMDTVPYEPGYPYKSNYELADSETPTLLQ from the coding sequence ATGAATGAAAAGTACTCGTCTCAAAAAGAGCGTGCGGCCTGGATCGGAATTGCCGGTGATTTTGCGCTGGCTTTGGTTAAAGGAGGCGCGGGCTATTTTTCAGGGAGTAAGGCTTTGATCGCCGACGCTTTATACTCGGGCGCGGATGCCGCAGCGAAGCTGGCTGAAGTTCTCCCGTGGCGCATCGAAGGTAAGGGGAGCCATAAGAAAAGGCCGATTGCCCGGGATGGGAAAAGTAAGCGGGAGCCCTTTTTATCCGTAGTGTTTGCAGTGCTCATTTTGATGGGCGGCCTGCAAATCGCTTTTTCCGCAATTCGCGATCTGACGAGCGGCAACTTGAATCCTTCGGGCGAGCTTGCCCTGTTGACGATCTGTCTGTCTCTGCTGGTGAAGGAAGTTATTTTTCAATATCAATACCGGTCTTCTCAAAAAGTCGGAAACGGCAGCCATGCCGCTTATGCCGATAACCACCGTTACAGCTTGTACACTTCACTGACCGTGTTGATTGGCGCCGCATTGTCCACCATACTCGGAGGTTACCTGAACTGGCATCCTCTCCTGTATCTGGACCCAATCGCGGCCCTTCTGGCGGCTTGCCTCATTCTTCGTAAAGGGTATTTGCTCATTCTAAGTACGATTCACGGCAAGGAGAGCCTAGAGCTTCCGCATGAGGACTCGGTCAGCTTTATCGATACCGTTCAGAAGGTGCATGGGGTCATTCGAGTGGAACATTTAAAGGCTCTTGAAGATGGGCGCTGCGTGAACCTCCATGTGACCATAAGCGTCAATCCGCGAATCACCGTATTGGAAGCCAGGGAAATTGCGGACTGCGCTAAAAAGCTGCTGCAGCACCGTTTCGTCCACGTTAGCGAGGTTCATATGGATACCGTGCCTTACGAGCCCGGTTATCCTTATAAATCCAATTATGAACTGGCGGATAGCGAAACGCCGACACTGCTTCAGTAG
- the secF gene encoding protein translocase subunit SecF, which yields MRFKKELDYVHLSKYFYIFSITLTILGIIFLAVFNLNYSVDFKAGSNVDVSLSKNLTVDQIRTAVANIGTDHEPNITPGTQRVTIRYDEELTNKQDAALKSAISKLDDKASFEVNTVDTEMARELARNAIYAVLISCLGIIVYVSIRFEWRFAIAAIVALVHDAFMVVAVFSIFRLEVDLTFIVAVLTIIGYSINDTIVIFDRIRENLRFGKQKTYDDLKDLVNKSVSQTIMRSLYTAFTVFIAAFFLLVLGGESIKMFSLAMVIGLLFGAYSSIFIASPLWLLLKKNQKAKPKGKPAKA from the coding sequence GTGCGCTTTAAGAAAGAGCTCGATTACGTTCACTTGAGCAAATATTTCTACATTTTCTCCATCACGCTTACGATTCTGGGGATTATATTTCTGGCGGTATTCAATCTGAACTACAGCGTCGATTTCAAAGCAGGCTCCAACGTTGACGTTTCCCTCTCCAAGAATTTGACGGTGGACCAGATCCGTACAGCTGTCGCTAACATTGGAACGGATCACGAGCCGAATATTACACCCGGAACGCAGCGCGTGACCATCCGCTATGACGAAGAGCTGACGAATAAGCAGGATGCCGCGCTGAAGAGCGCCATATCCAAGCTTGACGACAAGGCATCGTTTGAAGTCAACACCGTCGATACCGAAATGGCCAGGGAGCTTGCCCGCAACGCGATTTATGCGGTTCTCATTTCTTGCCTGGGGATTATTGTATATGTAAGCATTCGCTTCGAGTGGCGCTTTGCAATAGCGGCGATCGTCGCTCTGGTCCATGACGCGTTCATGGTCGTTGCCGTATTCTCCATTTTTCGGCTGGAAGTGGACTTGACATTCATTGTCGCGGTGCTGACGATTATCGGTTATTCAATCAATGATACGATTGTTATTTTTGACCGGATTCGGGAGAACCTGCGTTTCGGCAAGCAGAAGACTTACGACGATCTGAAAGATCTGGTAAACAAGAGCGTATCCCAGACTATTATGCGTTCGCTCTATACCGCCTTTACCGTATTCATCGCCGCGTTCTTCCTGCTGGTGCTTGGCGGCGAGTCGATTAAGATGTTCTCTCTGGCCATGGTTATCGGCCTGCTGTTCGGAGCTTATTCCTCCATCTTTATCGCGAGCCCACTCTGGCTGCTGCTGAAGAAGAACCAAAAGGCTAAGCCCAAGGGCAAGCCTGCCAAAGCATAA
- the secD gene encoding protein translocase subunit SecD: protein MKRLLSFIITVLVLVAVMAVSTPGLLDRVRLGLDLKGGFEILYQAQPSEQGKEVTRASLLQTAASLEKRANVLGTSEPEVTTEGTDRIRLKIAGVTNEAEVREKMKEPAVLTFRSAASGDPEGTYSKVELVGSDFVENAATIGRDNLNQIEISIKVKDKQKFAEITKRLLGQHLAIYLDDTKLSDPQVRAELTDGTASISGNYTIEEARNLADTINLGALPLKLTEKYSQSVGATLGKQSLNQTVQAGLIGSVFILIFMIGMYRTPGLIASFALILHTWLLILVFVFADFTLTLPGIAAFILGIGMAVDANIITNERIREEMRSGKSIMSSVKAGSKSSFRTVMDSNVTTIIVAAVMFAFGTGSVKGFALVLIVEILLSIFTNLYFARWLLNMLVKAGKLSKPKQFGVKESEISAL from the coding sequence ATGAAAAGACTTTTGAGCTTTATCATTACCGTGCTAGTCTTGGTGGCCGTTATGGCGGTATCGACTCCGGGGCTGCTTGACAGAGTGCGGTTGGGTCTTGATTTGAAAGGCGGCTTCGAAATATTGTATCAAGCCCAGCCTTCCGAGCAAGGCAAAGAAGTGACCCGGGCTTCTCTGCTGCAGACCGCTGCAAGCCTGGAGAAACGGGCCAACGTACTAGGAACAAGCGAACCTGAGGTTACCACGGAAGGAACGGACCGCATCCGTCTGAAAATCGCCGGTGTTACCAATGAGGCTGAGGTTCGTGAGAAGATGAAGGAACCCGCAGTGCTTACTTTCCGCAGCGCCGCCTCAGGCGACCCCGAAGGAACGTACAGCAAAGTCGAACTGGTGGGCAGCGACTTCGTAGAGAACGCCGCAACCATCGGCCGCGACAACCTGAATCAGATCGAAATCAGCATCAAGGTTAAAGATAAACAGAAATTTGCGGAAATTACGAAGCGTCTGCTCGGACAGCATCTGGCCATCTATCTGGATGACACGAAGCTCTCCGATCCGCAAGTAAGAGCGGAGCTTACGGACGGAACGGCATCGATTTCGGGCAATTATACAATCGAGGAAGCCCGGAATCTGGCAGATACGATTAATCTCGGGGCTCTGCCGCTGAAGCTGACGGAGAAATACTCCCAAAGCGTAGGCGCAACTCTTGGCAAGCAGTCCCTGAATCAGACGGTCCAAGCCGGCCTGATTGGTTCGGTCTTTATTCTGATCTTTATGATCGGCATGTACCGTACTCCAGGTCTAATTGCCAGCTTTGCCTTGATTCTGCATACATGGCTGCTGATTCTGGTCTTCGTGTTTGCCGACTTTACCCTGACGCTTCCGGGCATAGCGGCATTCATACTCGGGATCGGGATGGCAGTTGACGCCAACATTATTACAAATGAACGAATTCGGGAAGAAATGCGGAGCGGCAAGAGCATCATGTCCTCCGTCAAGGCAGGCAGCAAGTCTTCCTTCCGTACCGTAATGGACTCGAACGTCACCACGATTATCGTCGCGGCCGTCATGTTCGCATTTGGTACAGGCTCGGTAAAAGGCTTTGCCCTGGTGCTGATTGTAGAAATTCTGCTCAGCATATTTACGAACCTTTATTTCGCCCGTTGGCTGCTTAACATGCTGGTTAAAGCCGGCAAGCTGAGTAAGCCGAAGCAATTCGGGGTAAAGGAGAGTGAAATCAGTGCGCTTTAA
- a CDS encoding post-transcriptional regulator, protein MESEHNDQEMLDKDIEDMCRSKAEEFRLLGYEYVTAKDVWECVSRNYAKEGTPQIHRIVNDIYSLKVTTYMNYLTISAYKGLK, encoded by the coding sequence GTGGAATCGGAGCACAATGATCAAGAGATGCTGGACAAGGATATCGAGGACATGTGCCGCAGCAAGGCGGAGGAATTCCGGCTCCTTGGTTATGAATATGTAACCGCCAAGGATGTCTGGGAGTGTGTCAGCCGAAATTATGCCAAGGAAGGAACGCCGCAGATCCATAGAATTGTGAATGATATCTATTCCTTGAAAGTGACAACTTACATGAATTACTTGACCATTTCCGCCTACAAAGGACTGAAATAA
- the spoVB gene encoding stage V sporulation protein B, translating to MSDQIRHIHLVGQSFGDIFYPGKKECHLRKPKRQSFIYGTLILLTAGIVNRMLGFIPRIILPRVIGAEGVGLYQLGYPFFLVLVTVIAGGIPLAVAKMVAEAEGRNQPEQSRRILRTALALSVFLGILFTGIALAGASWVSTSILTDSRVYYTFIAMTPMLSIVAVSAVYRGYFQGLQNMIPSALSSVVETVTRIIFMLWFSWLLLPKGISFAAAGAMLGVTVGEITGMLVLLIKYHFGEKKDNPQLDQQKSASVETGEKRPEEGNAAHSGGLLRRLLGISVPVTAGRLVGSFSYLLESIITARSLAMAGIATSLATAQYGSLQGMVIPLLLLPGALTSALAVSLVPSLSEASARQDLKAIHKRIHQALRLAMVTGAPFTVIMYVLASPLCSLLYGSADTAPMLRMMAPFALFLYVQAPLQAVLQAMERPGTALFNTLVGAIVKILLILLLASRPEYGINGALIAIIVNSILVTLQHGFSVVRLISLRVKLSDLLKTGAAMLIMGAGVKYVHTHISIAEAQWVQFLFASALGMAFYLGISLLTGLFTRRDLEKIPLIRRWL from the coding sequence ATGTCCGATCAGATACGGCATATCCATTTAGTAGGACAATCGTTCGGCGATATATTTTACCCCGGGAAGAAGGAATGCCATTTGAGGAAACCGAAGAGGCAGAGCTTTATCTATGGAACCTTGATCCTGCTTACAGCGGGTATTGTCAACCGGATGCTGGGCTTCATTCCGCGCATCATTCTGCCGCGTGTAATCGGAGCCGAAGGCGTCGGCTTGTACCAGCTTGGATATCCTTTCTTTTTAGTGCTTGTAACTGTCATAGCCGGAGGAATTCCGCTCGCTGTTGCCAAAATGGTGGCGGAAGCCGAGGGCAGAAATCAGCCGGAGCAGTCGCGGCGCATTCTGCGTACGGCCCTTGCGCTCAGCGTATTTCTTGGCATTCTGTTTACGGGAATCGCGCTAGCGGGAGCTTCCTGGGTATCCACTTCAATTCTGACGGACAGCCGCGTATATTACACTTTCATCGCCATGACCCCGATGCTGTCTATTGTCGCCGTTTCCGCTGTATACCGGGGTTATTTTCAGGGACTGCAGAACATGATTCCCTCTGCGCTGTCTTCCGTTGTGGAGACGGTTACGCGCATTATCTTCATGCTGTGGTTCTCATGGCTGCTGCTGCCCAAGGGCATTTCCTTTGCCGCGGCAGGCGCTATGCTGGGGGTTACCGTAGGTGAAATTACAGGGATGCTCGTGCTGCTGATCAAGTACCATTTCGGTGAAAAAAAGGACAACCCGCAGCTTGACCAGCAAAAAAGCGCTTCGGTTGAGACTGGGGAAAAACGCCCGGAAGAAGGTAACGCTGCCCACAGCGGCGGATTATTAAGGCGGCTGCTTGGCATTTCCGTTCCGGTAACTGCCGGAAGACTTGTCGGCTCGTTCTCTTATTTGCTGGAGTCGATTATTACCGCCCGAAGCCTGGCCATGGCGGGGATTGCCACTTCGCTCGCAACCGCCCAGTACGGCTCGCTCCAGGGGATGGTTATCCCGCTGCTTCTATTGCCGGGGGCGCTCACCAGCGCACTCGCCGTCTCGCTTGTGCCATCGCTGTCCGAGGCCTCGGCGCGCCAAGATCTCAAAGCGATCCATAAACGGATTCATCAGGCGCTGCGCTTGGCCATGGTAACCGGTGCGCCATTCACTGTAATTATGTACGTGCTCGCCTCCCCGCTGTGCAGTCTGCTGTACGGCAGCGCAGACACGGCTCCGATGCTGCGAATGATGGCGCCGTTCGCCCTGTTTCTGTACGTGCAGGCTCCGCTTCAGGCGGTGCTTCAAGCAATGGAACGGCCGGGTACGGCATTATTCAATACGCTGGTCGGCGCAATTGTCAAAATTCTGCTCATCCTGTTGCTCGCTTCAAGACCCGAATACGGAATCAATGGTGCTTTGATCGCCATCATCGTCAACAGTATACTGGTCACCCTGCAGCACGGATTCAGCGTCGTCAGGTTGATCTCCCTACGCGTGAAGCTGAGCGATCTTCTGAAGACAGGCGCGGCAATGTTGATTATGGGCGCTGGCGTAAAGTATGTGCATACCCACATTTCGATAGCCGAGGCACAGTGGGTGCAGTTTCTGTTCGCTTCTGCACTTGGTATGGCATTTTACCTCGGTATCTCGCTGCTGACAGGACTGTTTACACGGCGTGATCTCGAAAAAATTCCGCTTATCCGCCGCTGGCTGTAG
- a CDS encoding DUF421 domain-containing protein has protein sequence MLWHISVHIFLTLLMYFFIFLSMRIMGKREIGKLSLFDLTISILIAEIAVFAIEDIKRPLYDSIVPMVTLVLIQVVLAQFSLKSRKLRLLIDGKPSILIADGKIQRKEMRKLRYNIDDLLLQLRGQNITSPADVEFAILEPTGQLTVIEKNNDVSSSNRSGNSKYDNSSIRNSNIRNSSSDSSSGSEARGIGQDFPKDKIRYEGLPVPLIMDGKVQDDNLEMIGKTRFWLRNQIRQKGVSDFRDVFLCSIDHKGKLYVDHIRSK, from the coding sequence ATGTTATGGCATATCAGCGTACATATCTTTTTGACTTTGCTAATGTATTTCTTCATCTTCCTGAGCATGCGAATTATGGGTAAGAGGGAGATTGGGAAGCTGTCGCTGTTTGACCTTACGATTTCCATTCTGATCGCCGAAATTGCTGTATTCGCCATTGAAGATATAAAGCGCCCGCTGTATGACAGTATTGTGCCGATGGTGACGCTGGTTCTGATCCAGGTGGTGCTGGCCCAGTTCAGCCTAAAGAGCCGTAAGCTCAGACTGCTCATAGACGGCAAACCGAGCATTTTGATTGCGGACGGCAAAATTCAGCGAAAGGAAATGCGTAAACTGAGATATAATATAGATGACCTGCTTTTGCAGCTAAGAGGGCAAAATATTACAAGTCCGGCGGATGTCGAATTTGCGATATTGGAGCCAACCGGTCAGTTGACCGTGATCGAGAAAAATAATGACGTCTCCTCTTCCAATCGTTCCGGTAACAGCAAATATGATAACAGCAGTATCCGTAACAGCAACATCCGTAACAGCAGTAGCGACAGCAGCAGCGGATCAGAAGCCAGAGGGATCGGCCAGGATTTTCCCAAAGACAAAATCCGGTATGAAGGGCTGCCGGTGCCGCTGATTATGGACGGCAAGGTACAAGACGATAATCTGGAAATGATCGGAAAAACGCGGTTTTGGCTAAGAAATCAGATCCGGCAAAAAGGCGTCTCGGATTTTCGCGATGTGTTTCTCTGTTCAATCGACCACAAGGGTAAGCTTTATGTGGATCATATCCGCTCCAAGTAG
- a CDS encoding TIGR04086 family membrane protein, producing MHLLRKLFSLKIGSPVLSGLCRAFLWMLMGAFILSLLLWGSGLSEQDLSLYTYVVHGLAIAFGGWTAGKRAIRKGWYQGCLTGAFYGIIVLIIGFLALDSQLKAVDLLWIAAAAVIGALGGMFGVNFQKA from the coding sequence ATGCATTTGCTACGGAAACTGTTCTCGCTGAAAATCGGGAGCCCCGTCCTGTCGGGCCTGTGCCGCGCTTTTCTGTGGATGCTGATGGGAGCTTTCATTCTTTCGTTGCTGCTCTGGGGAAGCGGTCTAAGTGAACAAGATCTTTCTTTGTACACCTACGTTGTACATGGACTGGCCATCGCCTTCGGAGGTTGGACAGCGGGAAAGCGTGCGATCCGCAAGGGGTGGTATCAAGGCTGTCTTACCGGAGCTTTTTACGGAATCATTGTACTGATTATCGGTTTCCTGGCCTTGGACAGCCAGCTGAAAGCGGTCGACCTGCTGTGGATAGCGGCTGCTGCGGTCATTGGCGCGCTTGGCGGCATGTTTGGAGTTAATTTCCAGAAAGCTTAA